Proteins encoded in a region of the Sparus aurata chromosome 6, fSpaAur1.1, whole genome shotgun sequence genome:
- the LOC115583629 gene encoding caM kinase-like vesicle-associated protein has translation MPFGCLTIGEKKDYNNPSDVTDKYDLGQIVKSEEFCEIFRAKDKTTMKMYTCKKFLKKDGRKVRKAAKNEILILKMVKHPNILQLVDVFETKKEYFLFLELATGREVFDWILDQGYYSERDTSNVVRQVLEAVAYLHSLRIVHRNLKLENLVYYNRLKHSKIVISDFHLAKLENGLIKDPCGTPEYLAPEVVGRQRYGRPVDCWATGVIMYILLSGNPPFYDETDDDDYENHDKNLFRKILAGDYEFDSPYWDEISDSAKSLVARLMEVDQDQRLTAQEAINHEWISGGAASDKNIKENVCAQIEKNFARAKWKKAVRVTTIMKRLRAPESSESRATTPAAAAPADAAAPPAAADPSATSSAPEGAPAAVTELPAGAEISQPAPEAGAEAAASAAEPQQPSPAPQEPEPTSRCNGEASAALHAATEGGDEQG, from the exons ATGCCATTTGGCTGTTTAACGATCGGGGAGAAGAAGGATTATAACAATCCTTCGGACGTGACAGATAAATATGACCTGGGTCAGATCGTCAAATC GGAGGAGTTCTGCGAGATATTCAGGGCCAAGGATAAAACCACGATGAAAATGTACACGTGTAAAAAGTTCCTGAAGAAGGATGGGAGGAAAGTCCGCAAGGCTGCGAAAAACGAGATCCTCATCCTGAAGAT GGTGAAGCATCCCAATATCCTCCAACTGGTGGACGTCTTTGAGACCAAAAAGGAGTACTTCCTCTTCCTTGAACT TGCAACGGGCAGAGAGGTGTTTGACTGGATCCTGGACCAGGGCTACTACTCAGAGCGAGACACCAGCAACGTGGTGCGCCAGGTGTTGGAGGCTGTGGCCTACCTCCACTCCCTGAGGATTGTTCACAGAAACCTCAAG TTGGAGAACTTGGTTTACTACAACCGCCTGAAGCACTCCAAAATTGTCATCAGCGACTTCCATCTTGCCAAGCTGGAGAACGGACTAATCAAAGACCCCTGTGGGACACCAGAGTACCTGG CTCCAGAGGTGGTTGGCAGACAGCGGTATGGCCGGCCTGTGGACTGCTGGGCGACAGGTGTCATCATGTACATACT GCTGTCAGGCAACCCTCCGTTCTACGATGAAACCGATGACGATGATTACGAAAACCACGACAAGAACCTGTTCCGGAAGATCCTGGCAGGCGATTACGAGTTCGACTCTCCGTACTGGGACGAAATCTCTGACTCAG CTAAGAGTCTGGTTGCACGTCTGATGGAGGTGGATCAAGACCAGAGACTGACAGCCCAGGAGGCTATAAACCATGAATG GATCTCTGGCGGTGCAGCTTCAGATAAGAACATCAAGGAAAATGTGTGCGCACAAATAGAGAAGAACTTCGCCAGAGCTAAGTGGAAG aaAGCTGTGCGGGTCACCACCATCATGAAGAGACTGAGAGCACCTGAGTCGAGCGAATCGAGGGCAACTacccctgcagctgctgccccAGCGGACGCTGCGGCCCCTCCGGCTGCCGCCGACCCCTCCGCAACGTCATCTGCACCCGAGGGAGCACCTGCTGCCGTCACAGAGCTCCCCGCCGGAGCGGAGATAAGCCAACCGGCACCTGAGGCCGGAGCCGAGGCGGCGGCCTCAGCCGCGGAGCCACAGCAGCCCAGCCCGGCGCCGCAGGAGCCCGAGCCCACATCGCGTTGTAACGGAGAAGCTTCAGCTGCTCTGCATGCAGCCACTGAGGGTGGGGACGAGCAGGGTTAg